The DNA segment CGCCGGCCTGCCGATGCCTGAAGTCGCCATCTATGAAGGCGAAGCCAATGCGTTTGCCACCGGCGCCACCAAGAAAAGCTCGCTGGTAGCCGTTTCCACCGGCTTGCTGCAGACCATGTCGCACGACGAAGTGGAGGCCGTGCTCGCGCACGAAGTTGCCCACATCGCCAATGGCGATATGGTCACGCTCACGCTGATCCAGGGGGTGGTCAACACCTTCGTGATCTTCCTTGCGCGCGTGGTGGGCTACTTCGTGGATTCGATGCTGCGCAAGAACGATGAGGAATCGAGCGGCCCCGGCATCGGCTACATGATCACGGTGGTGGTGTGCGAGATCGTGTTCGGCATCCTGGCCAGCATCATCGTGGCCACCTTCTCGCGCCATCGCGAATACCGTGCCGATGCCGGCGCGGCCAAGCTGATGGGCAGCCCCACGCCGATGGTGGCGGCGCTGCGCCGGCTGGGCGGCCTGGACTCCGAAGGCCTGCCGCAGAACATGCAGGCGATGGGCATTGCCGGTGGCAAGTCGTGGCTCGCGCTGTTCTCCAGCCACCCGCCGATCGAGCAGCGCATTGCCGCGTTGCAAGCTAAGGCCTGAGGCCCTTGCCGGGCTCCTCTGGGCTCGCCCGGAACGCTGCCCGATAGCGTTCCGGCGTGGTCTGCACATGCCGCTGGAACGCCTGCCGCATCACGTCGGCATTGGCAAATCCAGTCGCGCGGGCGATGCCATCCAGGCGTCGCCCGTCTTCCTCCAGCATCCTGCGCACCGCTTCCACACGTAGCCGTTCCACGTAGCGCGCCGGCGTCTCGCCGACCTGCCGCGCGAACACGCGCGCGAAGTTGCGCGGGCTCATCGCCACGCGCTCGGCCAGCACCTGCACCGACAGGTCGCGCGCCAGGTGCTCCGCCATCCAGGCCTGCAATTCACGCAACTCCAGGCTTTGCGCGCTCTGCGCCTGCAGCAGCGTGGAGAACTGCGCCTGGCTGCCGGGACGGCGCAGGAACAGCACCAGTTCGCGCGCCACGGCCAGCGAGGCGGCATGGCCGAGGTCGTCCTCCACCAAGGCCAGCGCCAGGTCCATGCCGGCGGTCACGCCGGCCGAGGTGTACAGATCACCCGCGCGGATCCAGATTGGGTCCGGGTCCACCTGCACCAGCGGATGGCACTGCGCCAGCCGTGCGGCGTGTCGCCAGTGCGTGGTGGCGCGATGGCGGTCCAGCAGCCCGGTGCGCGCCAGCACGAACGCGCCGGTGCAGACCGCGCCAAGGCGGCGCACGTGCGGTGCCTGCGCACGGACCCAGTCGATCAGGCGCGCGTCGTTGGCTGCCGCGGCGTGGCCTGAGCCGCCGGCGATCAGCAAGGTATCGATCGGCCCGGGCAGCATGTCGCCGATGCGATGATACGGCGCGTCGGCCAGCAGCCGGACCCCGCTTTCGGTGCACACCAGGCCGTCGTCGCGCACGCTGGCAATGCGGATGTCGTAGGCCGGCGAGGCCCGGCCAGGGAGCCGGTTGGCATGGCCGAAGACGGCGCTGGGCCCGGTCACGTCGAGTTCCTGCGCCGGGTCCGGCGCGACGAGCACGACGATGCGCGGCGGATCATTCGGCAAGGGATGGCTGGCAGGCATGGACGGTGACCCAGGGCGAGAGTGTGCGTGCGCGAGGGCGCGAGTGTGGTTGCCGCCGATCATACCGGCGCCGGCGCTTATCCGGCCAGCACCGCCGCGCGCGGCGCGGCGCGCCGCCAGCCTAGCGTGACCAGCAGCGCCACCGCCAGCGCCGGCAGCACGGCAAGGTTGACCGCCTGCCAGCCATAGCGGTACAGCACCTGCCCGGCAGCGAGCGTGGCCAGCGCGGTCAGCGCCGCGGCGGAGAATTCGGCCAGCGCCTGGGTCCGCGCGCGCTCGGCGGGCCGGTAGCTTTCCGCCAGCAGCGTGGTGCCGCCGACAAACATGAAATTCCAGCCAATGCCCAGGCACAACAAGGCGACATAAAAGGCTGGCAACGCCGTCGAGGCCAGGGCCACGAGCGAACCCATTGCAGCGAGCCCGATGCCGCACATCAGCATCGGCCCGCGCCCGAAGCGCTGCAGCAGCCAGCCGGAGAAAAAGGACGGCGCGTACATGCCCACCAGATGCCACTCGATGATCTGCGCGCCCTGCGTGATGGTATGGCTGCACGCCACCGCGGCAATCGGCGTGGCGGTCATCACGAACATCATCACCGCGTTGCCGATGCCGTTGTTGGCAAACGCTGCCAGGAACACCGGCTGGCGCGCGATCTCGGCGAGCGGACGCGCGGGCAACGCCGCGGCGCGTTGATCGGCCGCCGCCGCGCCTGCGTGCGCCCTTGGCTCGCGGTAGCCAAGCGCCAGCAGCAAGACCGTGGCCATGCCGAACACCGCGACCACCGCATACGATCCGGCGAAGGGCTGCGCCACCATCAGATCGCTGCTCCACGCGGCGATGGCGGGCCCGCACACGGCAGCCACCACGCCGCCGGTGAGCACGGTGGAAATGGCGCGCGGCTTATCCACAGGCGCGGCGGCGTCCGCCGCGGCCAGCCGGTAAAAGCGCGCGAACGCCTGGAACACACCGACCAGCGCCGTGCCCACGCAGAACGCCACGAAGTCATGGTGCGAGATGGCCCACACCGACACCAGCCCGCCCGCGCAGCACGCGAGCCCGCCGAGCGAAAAAGCGATGCGGCGTCCCAGCCGCTCGATCAGGAAAGCGGCCGCGATGGCGGTGAGCGCCGACGCCACCGTGATCAGCGCGAACGGCAGCGTGGCTAGCGCCTTGTCGGGCGCGAGCGTGTAGCCGACCAGCCCGGTCAGGGTCAGGTCGACCGACAGCGCCGAAGTGAACAGGGCCTGGCAGATTGCCAGGACCCGGGCTTGGGACATCGCGGGACGTGCCATCGGAGCGCTCCGGTGAGGAAGTGGCGGGGATGGCACCGAGCGTACGAAAAGCGCGAGCGTGGCGGCTGACAATGATCCGCAGAATCCTGCCAACTCGCGCCTGGCTGGGCTAGTTGAACACGTCCTGGCGGTAACGACCCTGCGCCACCATGCCCGCCAGCCAGTCGGAGGCCGCCGCCTCGCTCATGCCGCCCTGCTGCGCCGCGATCTCGATCAGCGTGCGCCGCACCGCCGGCGCCATCTGCCGGCCGTCGCCGCACACATAAATCGTGGCGCCGTCCCGCAGCATCGCCCAAATGGCCTGCCGATCACGCCATAGCAGATGCTGCACATAGCGCTGGTCCGCAGCGGCAGTAGTGGAGTGAGCCGCATGCGCCTGCACCACGCCCTCGGCCTGCCAGCGGGCCACATCATCGCGGTACAGCCAGTCGTGCCCGGGATGGCGGCAGCCGTAATAGAACTGGCTGGCGGCTACCGCCTGTCCGGCGGCCTTCTGCGCCGCGCGCTCTTCCAGGAAGCCGCGGAACGGCGCGATGCCCGTGCCGGGCCCGACCAGGATCATCGGCCGCGCCGGATCGGGATCGGGCGCGAAGGCCGGGTTGGGCGTGCGGATCGCGGCCGCCACCACCGCGCCCGGCGCGAGTCCTTGCAGCCAGGTGGATGCCACGCCACGGAACATGCCGCGCCCCGAGAGCGCGGGCGACCACACGGTGCCGACCGTGATCGTCGCCACGTCCGGTGAGACCAGCGGCGACGACGCGATGGAATAGAAGCGCGGCCGCATCGGCGCCGTGCAAGCCAGCAGGCCCGGCAGCGTGAGCGCGATGGCGGGGTGGCTGACCAGCACATCCACCAGCCCCAGCCGATGCGAAGCCACGCGCGCCGCGTAGCCCTCTTGCGCGTGGTCCGAGCCGAGCCGCTCCAGCGCCGCGCGCGTGAACGGGCAACGCGTGTATTGCAGCAGCGTGCGCAGCGTCTGGCGCGACACCACATCTTGCAGCTCGATGAAATGCGTCAGCAGTTCGCGCAAGGGCAATGCCTCGTCCAGGGGCAGCCCACGCGCGGCGTAGCCAGGCGCGGCGGACAGCGTCACCATGGCGTCGGGATCGAGATCGAGCCGCTCGCACAGGTCCCGCACGGTGGCGGGATGGTTCTGTGGATACACCGCAAGATGATCGCCGGTCGCGTAGCTTGCGCCTTCCGGCAGGCGCAGCCGGATGTCGCGCGTGGAGGTGCGCGGCGCTTCCAGCGCGAAGTCCCACAGGCCCGCCGGATCGTTCACCAGCTCCGTGTTGGCCAGCACCGTGAAGGCCTGCGTCGACGGCGGCAAC comes from the Cupriavidus basilensis genome and includes:
- a CDS encoding GlxA family transcriptional regulator, encoding MPASHPLPNDPPRIVVLVAPDPAQELDVTGPSAVFGHANRLPGRASPAYDIRIASVRDDGLVCTESGVRLLADAPYHRIGDMLPGPIDTLLIAGGSGHAAAANDARLIDWVRAQAPHVRRLGAVCTGAFVLARTGLLDRHRATTHWRHAARLAQCHPLVQVDPDPIWIRAGDLYTSAGVTAGMDLALALVEDDLGHAASLAVARELVLFLRRPGSQAQFSTLLQAQSAQSLELRELQAWMAEHLARDLSVQVLAERVAMSPRNFARVFARQVGETPARYVERLRVEAVRRMLEEDGRRLDGIARATGFANADVMRQAFQRHVQTTPERYRAAFRASPEEPGKGLRP
- a CDS encoding MFS transporter, with protein sequence MARPAMSQARVLAICQALFTSALSVDLTLTGLVGYTLAPDKALATLPFALITVASALTAIAAAFLIERLGRRIAFSLGGLACCAGGLVSVWAISHHDFVAFCVGTALVGVFQAFARFYRLAAADAAAPVDKPRAISTVLTGGVVAAVCGPAIAAWSSDLMVAQPFAGSYAVVAVFGMATVLLLALGYREPRAHAGAAAADQRAAALPARPLAEIARQPVFLAAFANNGIGNAVMMFVMTATPIAAVACSHTITQGAQIIEWHLVGMYAPSFFSGWLLQRFGRGPMLMCGIGLAAMGSLVALASTALPAFYVALLCLGIGWNFMFVGGTTLLAESYRPAERARTQALAEFSAAALTALATLAAGQVLYRYGWQAVNLAVLPALAVALLVTLGWRRAAPRAAVLAG
- the htpX gene encoding protease HtpX; its protein translation is MKRVLLFLATNLAVMLVLSFTASLLGVNRFLTGNGLNLGMLLAFAALMGFGGSFISLLMSKTIAKWSTGAQVITQPSNSTEVWLVQTVQKLADRAGLPMPEVAIYEGEANAFATGATKKSSLVAVSTGLLQTMSHDEVEAVLAHEVAHIANGDMVTLTLIQGVVNTFVIFLARVVGYFVDSMLRKNDEESSGPGIGYMITVVVCEIVFGILASIIVATFSRHREYRADAGAAKLMGSPTPMVAALRRLGGLDSEGLPQNMQAMGIAGGKSWLALFSSHPPIEQRIAALQAKA